From the genome of Streptomyces sp. NBC_01317, one region includes:
- a CDS encoding DUF6183 family protein: protein MSKDIIRAVAALSEASDADVSALRAEIDLRVLAGDFVWVGDLGAQLAAQATAGKPLQAHCREVLDYVLHVLSTHPGVQSLRSLLRVPVSRHSDGSDRTGAERRLAFFVACNHRIDDIANSVFTMEYQSVHSREFMACLLQELVLQSVEVEEYPVLRSFAEKLVNVGHPLAVLPLSLLPEEHGLRRPSDAADDWTWTVPPTPFVSFGTAELRSAPSTQQRTACIGMTELTVPAVADVMGAAIQHWCTQSNGKISAQEFWAPDPVREEDFPAAFQSLPLIPWPADQAPARLYPSSSDSVLRVLLTAAVRGPAYGFGLYGAYGRLATWRSLAGLTGASADAPITHTAELVRQARWFRVDTASVWFYGVAWDLAVAVLRSGGQEIAVLAATDTD from the coding sequence ATGAGCAAGGACATCATTCGCGCGGTGGCGGCCCTAAGTGAAGCCAGCGATGCGGACGTCTCCGCGTTGCGCGCGGAGATCGACTTGCGAGTTCTTGCTGGTGATTTCGTCTGGGTTGGTGACCTTGGGGCGCAGCTTGCTGCTCAAGCCACTGCTGGAAAGCCTCTCCAGGCGCACTGCAGGGAGGTCCTCGATTACGTCCTTCACGTGCTGTCCACGCATCCAGGTGTTCAAAGTCTGCGTAGCTTGCTGCGTGTTCCTGTCTCTCGTCACTCGGACGGCTCCGATCGGACTGGGGCTGAGCGGCGACTGGCTTTCTTTGTTGCCTGCAACCATCGAATCGATGATATTGCGAACTCGGTGTTCACCATGGAATATCAGTCGGTACACTCGAGGGAATTCATGGCGTGTCTCCTTCAGGAGTTGGTCCTTCAGTCGGTGGAGGTGGAGGAGTATCCCGTCCTCCGTTCCTTCGCGGAGAAACTCGTAAACGTCGGCCATCCTCTTGCTGTCCTGCCACTGAGTCTCTTGCCTGAGGAGCACGGGTTGCGTCGCCCGTCCGATGCGGCGGACGACTGGACCTGGACGGTACCCCCCACGCCTTTTGTGTCCTTCGGGACGGCCGAACTGCGTTCCGCGCCGTCGACGCAGCAGCGCACGGCCTGTATCGGGATGACGGAGCTCACTGTTCCGGCGGTTGCCGACGTCATGGGTGCAGCCATACAGCATTGGTGTACCCAGTCCAACGGAAAGATCTCCGCACAGGAGTTTTGGGCACCGGATCCGGTGAGGGAGGAGGACTTCCCGGCTGCCTTTCAGTCCCTTCCCCTGATTCCCTGGCCCGCAGATCAAGCCCCGGCGCGGCTGTACCCGTCTTCTTCCGACTCGGTGCTCAGAGTGCTGCTTACTGCCGCAGTGCGCGGACCGGCCTACGGCTTCGGCCTCTACGGTGCCTACGGAAGGCTTGCCACGTGGCGCTCTCTTGCCGGTTTGACCGGGGCTTCGGCGGATGCCCCGATTACGCATACGGCTGAATTGGTTCGGCAGGCGCGCTGGTTCCGTGTCGACACCGCTTCAGTGTGGTTCTACGGCGTCGCTTGGGACCTTGCCGTTGCGGTTCTGCGATCCGGTGGCCAGGAGATCGCTGTGTTGGCCGCCACCGACACTGACTAA
- a CDS encoding aldo/keto reductase, translating into MKHISLGELDVSRIGLGCMSMTGVYTGGGTDDAESIRTIHRALDLGVTLVDTAEVYGPYKNEELVGRALAGRRDQVVLATKFGYLSHGSDGQYIRRFDSSPANIRICVEGSLRRLGTDHIDLYYQHRMDPHTPVEDVVGTMSELVTEGKIRHIGLSESTPDVIRRAQAAHPITALQSEYSLWSREPEKEILPLLRELGIGFVAYSPLGRGFLTGTIRSTDQMDSDDFRANNPRFTGDNLKRNLSIVDQVETIAHDVGATPAQVAIAWLLAQGNDIAPIPGTKRVTRAEENIAADAITLTPTQLKSLSSLSPATGDRYTNMQNLTA; encoded by the coding sequence ATGAAGCACATCTCTCTCGGGGAATTGGACGTGTCCCGGATCGGGCTCGGCTGCATGTCCATGACGGGCGTGTATACGGGCGGCGGGACGGACGACGCGGAATCGATCCGTACCATCCACCGGGCATTGGACCTGGGCGTCACCTTGGTGGACACCGCCGAGGTGTACGGACCGTACAAGAACGAGGAACTGGTGGGCCGCGCGCTCGCGGGGCGCCGGGACCAGGTGGTTCTGGCGACGAAGTTCGGCTATCTCTCGCACGGCTCTGACGGCCAGTACATCCGCCGGTTCGACAGCTCGCCGGCGAATATACGTATCTGCGTCGAAGGCTCCCTCAGGAGGCTGGGCACCGACCACATCGACCTGTACTACCAGCACCGGATGGACCCGCACACGCCCGTCGAGGACGTGGTGGGCACCATGAGTGAGCTGGTCACGGAGGGCAAGATCCGCCACATCGGGCTCTCGGAGTCCACCCCGGACGTGATCCGCCGGGCCCAGGCGGCCCACCCGATCACAGCGCTCCAGAGCGAATACTCTCTGTGGTCGCGCGAGCCGGAGAAGGAGATCCTCCCCCTGCTCAGGGAACTCGGCATCGGCTTTGTCGCCTACTCCCCACTGGGCCGGGGATTCCTCACCGGAACCATCCGTTCCACGGACCAGATGGACAGCGACGACTTCCGGGCGAACAATCCGCGATTCACGGGCGACAATCTGAAGCGGAATCTGAGCATCGTGGACCAGGTGGAAACTATCGCCCACGACGTCGGAGCGACACCGGCCCAGGTGGCGATAGCCTGGCTTCTCGCCCAGGGAAATGACATCGCCCCTATTCCCGGCACGAAGCGGGTGACCCGGGCGGAGGAAAACATAGCGGCGGACGCGATAACGCTGACGCCGACCCAGCTCAAGAGTCTCTCGTCCCTGTCCCCGGCAACCGGCGACCGCTACACGAACATGCAGAACCTGACCGCCTGA
- a CDS encoding MFS transporter small subunit, translating into MTTSPASSGGVPEPGLTGSEPRRTGLIVFAWLWVGIPLAYGVYELVLKAAQLFTG; encoded by the coding sequence ATGACCACGTCACCAGCGAGCAGCGGCGGAGTGCCTGAGCCGGGCCTTACCGGCTCGGAGCCACGCCGTACCGGCTTGATCGTCTTCGCCTGGCTCTGGGTAGGGATTCCTCTGGCTTACGGTGTGTATGAGCTGGTCCTCAAGGCCGCGCAGCTGTTCACCGGGTGA
- a CDS encoding GntR family transcriptional regulator translates to MLSARLAQGAVPKLERPGPLRERVYGALLELITTRALQPGQHLVESELAGHLGVSRQPVREALQRLNTEGWVDLRPAQGAFVHEPTEEEADQLLSVRTLLEAEAARLAAAHSGKAGIAALEALCAQGEQSVADDDVDLTVATNAAFHAKVMSLAGNVVLAELAAQVDRRVRWYYTPVARQRGKQSWIEHRELIAAIAARDEQRATEVMKAHTEHTRSTYHHRADQRHDA, encoded by the coding sequence ATGTTGTCCGCAAGATTGGCGCAGGGAGCCGTGCCCAAGCTCGAACGACCGGGTCCGCTGCGCGAGCGTGTCTACGGGGCTCTCCTCGAACTCATCACCACGCGCGCGCTCCAACCGGGCCAGCATCTTGTCGAAAGCGAACTCGCAGGTCACCTCGGCGTGTCGCGCCAGCCGGTACGGGAAGCGCTCCAGCGCCTCAACACCGAGGGCTGGGTCGACCTGCGCCCGGCCCAGGGCGCGTTCGTCCACGAGCCCACGGAGGAGGAGGCGGACCAGCTGCTGTCGGTCCGCACGCTCCTGGAGGCGGAGGCCGCCCGCCTCGCCGCCGCCCACTCCGGCAAGGCCGGCATCGCCGCGCTGGAGGCGCTCTGCGCCCAGGGCGAGCAGTCGGTCGCGGACGACGACGTGGACCTGACAGTCGCCACCAACGCCGCGTTTCACGCCAAAGTCATGTCCCTGGCCGGCAACGTCGTCCTGGCCGAACTGGCGGCCCAGGTGGACCGCAGGGTCCGCTGGTACTACACCCCGGTGGCCCGCCAGCGCGGCAAGCAGTCCTGGATCGAACACCGAGAACTGATCGCGGCGATCGCGGCCCGCGACGAACAGCGCGCGACGGAAGTAATGAAGGCCCACACAGAACACACCCGCTCCACATACCACCACAGGGCGGACCAACGCCACGACGCCTGA
- a CDS encoding ROK family transcriptional regulator produces the protein MTARPANAHQARLLRLLRDGGPNSRAQLGDQVDLSRSKLAVEVDRLLETGLVVADGLAASRGGRRSHNIRLAPALRFLGVDIGATSIDVAVTNAELEVLGHLNHPMDVREGPVAVFEQVLAMAAKLKVSGLAEEFDGAGIGVPGPVRFPEGVPVAPPIMPGWDGFPVREALSQELGCPVMVDNDVNLMAMGEQHAGVARSVGDFLCIKIGTGIGCGIVVGGEVYRGTTGSAGDIGHIQVEPDGRACACGNKGCLEAHFGGAALARDAEDAARTGRSPELAARLGAAGRLTAVDVAAAAAAGDPTALDLIREGGNRLGQVIAGLVSFFNPGLVVIGGGVTGLGHTLLSSVRTQVYRQSLPLATGNLPIVLGELGPVAGVTGAARLISDHLFSPA, from the coding sequence ATGACCGCACGACCCGCGAACGCGCACCAGGCGCGACTGCTCAGGCTGTTGCGTGACGGTGGGCCCAACTCCCGCGCGCAGCTCGGCGATCAGGTGGATCTCTCCCGTTCCAAGCTCGCCGTCGAGGTCGACCGGCTGCTGGAGACCGGGCTGGTGGTCGCCGACGGGCTCGCCGCCTCGCGGGGCGGGCGGCGTTCGCACAACATCCGGCTCGCTCCGGCCCTGCGCTTCCTCGGCGTCGACATCGGCGCCACCTCGATCGATGTGGCCGTCACCAACGCCGAGTTGGAGGTCCTGGGGCATCTCAACCACCCCATGGACGTCCGCGAGGGACCCGTCGCCGTCTTCGAGCAGGTGCTCGCCATGGCGGCCAAGCTCAAAGTCTCCGGTCTCGCCGAGGAGTTCGACGGAGCCGGCATCGGGGTGCCGGGGCCCGTCCGCTTCCCCGAGGGGGTGCCCGTCGCGCCGCCGATCATGCCCGGCTGGGACGGCTTCCCGGTACGGGAGGCGCTCAGCCAGGAACTCGGCTGCCCGGTCATGGTCGACAACGACGTGAACCTGATGGCCATGGGGGAGCAGCACGCGGGCGTGGCCCGCTCCGTGGGCGACTTCCTCTGCATAAAGATCGGTACGGGTATCGGCTGCGGCATCGTGGTCGGTGGCGAGGTCTACCGGGGGACGACCGGAAGCGCCGGCGACATCGGACACATCCAGGTCGAACCGGACGGCCGGGCCTGCGCCTGCGGCAACAAGGGGTGCCTGGAAGCCCACTTCGGTGGTGCCGCGCTCGCCCGCGACGCCGAGGACGCCGCCCGTACCGGACGCTCGCCCGAACTCGCCGCACGGCTCGGCGCGGCGGGGCGGCTCACCGCCGTCGACGTCGCCGCGGCCGCCGCCGCCGGTGATCCCACCGCGCTCGACCTGATCCGTGAGGGCGGAAACAGGCTGGGGCAGGTCATCGCCGGGCTCGTCAGCTTCTTCAACCCGGGGCTCGTGGTGATCGGCGGCGGGGTGACCGGGCTCGGCCACACGCTGCTGTCGAGTGTCCGCACCCAGGTCTACCGCCAGTCGTTGCCGCTGGCCACCGGCAATCTCCCCATAGTCCTGGGGGAGTTGGGACCGGTCGCCGGAGTCACCGGCGCGGCCCGGCTCATCAGCGACCACCTGTTCTCGCCGGCCTGA
- a CDS encoding beta-ketoacyl-ACP synthase III has translation MTGTRIAALGHYQPAKVLTNDDLAALVDTSDAWITSRVGIKTRHVAGEDEPVDELAAHAGAKALAAAGLTPADIDMVLVATSTAIDRSPNTAARVAARLGMGSPAVMDLNVVCAGFTHALALADHTVRAGSASRVLVIGADKMAAVADWTDRTTCVLVGDGAGAAVVVATGPGEEPGIGPVLWGSVPEMGNAVRIEGTPPRFAQEGQSVYRWATTQLPPIARQVCERAGVTPEELAAVVLHQANLRIIEPVAQKIGAINAVIARDVIESGNTSAASIPLALSKLVARGEVQSGAPALLFGFGGNLSYAGQVIRCP, from the coding sequence ATGACCGGCACTCGTATCGCCGCGCTCGGGCACTATCAGCCCGCCAAGGTGCTCACCAACGACGACCTGGCGGCCCTGGTCGACACCAGCGACGCCTGGATCACCAGCCGGGTCGGCATCAAGACGCGGCATGTCGCGGGTGAGGACGAACCGGTCGACGAGCTGGCCGCGCACGCGGGCGCCAAGGCGCTCGCCGCGGCCGGCCTCACCCCGGCGGACATCGACATGGTGCTGGTCGCCACGTCCACCGCGATCGACCGGTCGCCCAACACGGCGGCCCGGGTCGCGGCCCGCCTCGGCATGGGCTCGCCCGCCGTCATGGACCTCAACGTGGTCTGCGCCGGGTTCACCCACGCCCTGGCCCTGGCCGACCACACCGTACGGGCGGGCTCCGCCTCCCGGGTGCTGGTCATCGGCGCGGACAAGATGGCCGCCGTCGCCGACTGGACGGACCGCACCACCTGCGTGCTCGTCGGCGACGGCGCGGGCGCGGCGGTGGTCGTGGCGACCGGGCCCGGCGAGGAGCCGGGGATCGGCCCGGTGCTCTGGGGCTCGGTGCCCGAGATGGGCAATGCCGTACGGATCGAGGGCACCCCGCCCCGCTTCGCCCAGGAGGGGCAGTCCGTCTACCGCTGGGCCACCACCCAGCTGCCGCCGATCGCCCGCCAGGTCTGCGAGCGGGCCGGTGTCACGCCGGAGGAGCTGGCGGCCGTGGTCCTGCACCAGGCGAATCTGCGGATCATCGAACCGGTGGCGCAGAAGATTGGCGCGATCAACGCGGTGATCGCCCGGGATGTGATCGAGTCGGGAAACACGTCGGCCGCGTCGATTCCGCTGGCTTTGTCCAAGTTGGTGGCCCGGGGAGAGGTGCAGTCCGGCGCTCCGGCCCTGCTTTTCGGCTTCGGCGGGAATCTTTCGTACGCCGGCCAGGTCATCCGTTGCCCATGA